One window from the genome of Planktothrix serta PCC 8927 encodes:
- the psbM gene encoding photosystem II reaction center protein PsbM, with protein sequence MQVNDLGFVASLLFVLVPAVFLLILYIQTQSRGKEG encoded by the coding sequence ATGCAAGTTAATGATCTGGGCTTTGTTGCTAGCCTTTTGTTTGTGCTAGTTCCTGCTGTTTTTCTGTTGATTCTGTATATTCAAACCCAAAGTCGGGGAAAAGAAGGTTAA